In the genome of Ignavibacteriales bacterium, one region contains:
- a CDS encoding T9SS type A sorting domain-containing protein — protein MFKLVKRYTFVSFITLVWIFWGDLSAQSDYLISLANGQKTDDNTFEFDVLLRSSLTPFLLTSYQCAFSFNQALLNNGECTFSVIPGSSELTELRPSESIGIMAENNQHYMTFASLAGEEIINSSLKKIGRFKLYNSVPFNEGNLNIKWGFLGNARSIITGTGFNDITNQLNHIYSISSNGTIHYPVINAFASSADFNSSAYDAVDGFGFQESELNPGWVVETLPQWIVFDLGAVRSVHLLKLSFMNFQDGITYAHNISFSNDAENWSGAISEAASSHEEWTEHYFDNVDSRYIKLEILYPSNGQGNPAGIWEAEIWGSTVVSSSDDPEILPESFSLTQNYPNPFNPSTQIQFSIKEKSLANLAIYNLLGEKVRILFDGEVEAGNHTVLFNADELPSGVYFYKLIVPDKFSDVKKMLLIK, from the coding sequence ATGTTCAAACTTGTCAAAAGATATACTTTTGTATCTTTCATTACATTAGTATGGATCTTTTGGGGAGATCTATCAGCACAATCAGATTATTTAATTAGTCTTGCCAACGGACAGAAAACAGATGATAATACTTTTGAGTTTGATGTTCTATTAAGAAGTTCTCTTACGCCATTTTTATTAACCTCCTATCAATGTGCATTTTCATTTAATCAGGCTTTGCTTAACAACGGCGAGTGTACTTTTTCAGTCATCCCCGGCAGTTCTGAACTTACTGAATTGAGACCCTCTGAATCGATTGGAATTATGGCTGAGAATAATCAGCATTATATGACTTTCGCTTCATTGGCAGGCGAAGAAATTATTAACAGCAGCCTAAAAAAAATTGGTCGTTTCAAATTGTACAACAGTGTACCCTTTAATGAGGGTAATCTGAATATCAAATGGGGATTTTTAGGTAATGCCCGGTCAATAATTACAGGGACAGGTTTTAACGATATAACAAACCAATTGAACCATATTTATTCGATAAGCAGTAATGGAACTATTCACTATCCAGTTATTAATGCTTTTGCTTCATCAGCGGATTTCAATTCATCTGCTTATGATGCGGTTGACGGTTTTGGATTTCAAGAATCCGAGTTGAATCCCGGCTGGGTAGTTGAAACGCTGCCTCAATGGATTGTATTTGACCTTGGTGCTGTTCGTTCAGTCCACCTGTTAAAATTATCGTTTATGAATTTTCAGGATGGAATTACTTATGCTCACAATATCAGTTTTTCTAATGACGCTGAAAACTGGTCCGGAGCAATATCTGAAGCAGCATCATCTCACGAAGAATGGACAGAACACTATTTCGACAATGTTGACAGCAGATATATAAAGCTGGAAATACTATATCCTTCAAATGGACAGGGAAATCCTGCAGGTATTTGGGAAGCTGAAATTTGGGGAAGTACTGTAGTATCATCATCTGACGATCCTGAAATTTTACCGGAGAGTTTTTCTTTAACTCAAAATTATCCCAATCCATTTAATCCCTCAACACAAATACAGTTTTCAATTAAGGAAAAAAGTTTAGCTAATTTGGCTATCTATAATTTACTTGGGGAAAAGGTAAGGATTCTGTTCGACGGCGAAGTTGAAGCAGGAAATCACACCGTATTATTCAATGCAGATGAGTTACCCAGCGGGGTTTACTTTTATAAGTTGATTGTTCCAGATAAGTTTTCTGATGTAAAAAAGATGTTATTAATTAAGTAG
- a CDS encoding discoidin domain-containing protein gives MKTTITKAFLFVLLGFTLSYAQVDYLMTLSNWEMTNATTYEFDIFIKSRSTDFGLTSYQCAFGFNQNIVNSGNLTFTYINGSSQFTSIPPEVGISVTNTDGLYELSFASMPGLENISGTEVKVGRFRLVNTANFTTADPSFKWNFNGIVSTILTGSNFSNITVPANHIDGALAMMQVSNVWASATTDLNTSPQGTTDGLGYYSGNNNSRWAANPMPQWITWDLGQVTNISQTKISFYDFLGGRIYVYSVLVGTDTVNWTTAVNNASSVADEWTVNQFSPIQGRYVRLVCHSNSANDWANVWEVEIWGSDQTTGVDLSALTAAVSNNNVTLSWSTSSESNNNGFEIQRRSDGNFETIAFIAGNGTTTTAHNYTYTDVQPIIAHYVYRLKQIDFDGTFSYSNEVEVNLLPESYELFQNYPNPFNPSTKVKFNLPVAERAAIYVYDMLGQKVMEVVNKEFTAGTHEVEIDASNLSSGVYVYQLNVGNNFSAIKKMMVMK, from the coding sequence ATGAAGACTACCATTACTAAAGCATTCCTTTTCGTGCTTCTTGGGTTTACCCTTTCCTATGCGCAGGTAGATTATCTGATGACACTTTCAAACTGGGAAATGACTAACGCCACTACTTATGAATTTGATATCTTTATTAAAAGCCGAAGCACTGATTTTGGCTTAACATCTTATCAATGTGCATTCGGATTTAATCAAAATATAGTAAACAGCGGAAATCTAACCTTCACATATATTAATGGGTCATCGCAATTTACATCCATACCTCCGGAAGTTGGAATAAGTGTAACTAATACTGATGGTTTATATGAGCTATCTTTTGCGTCAATGCCCGGATTAGAAAATATATCAGGAACAGAAGTCAAAGTGGGAAGATTCAGACTTGTGAACACAGCTAATTTCACAACCGCCGATCCATCATTCAAATGGAATTTTAACGGCATCGTTTCCACAATACTTACAGGTTCCAATTTTTCAAATATCACAGTACCAGCAAACCACATTGATGGTGCTTTGGCTATGATGCAGGTATCCAATGTTTGGGCTTCGGCAACAACGGACTTGAATACATCCCCACAAGGTACAACTGATGGATTAGGTTACTATAGCGGAAATAATAACTCCAGGTGGGCTGCGAATCCTATGCCTCAATGGATTACCTGGGATCTTGGACAGGTAACGAATATCAGTCAGACCAAAATATCTTTTTATGATTTTCTTGGTGGTAGAATTTATGTTTATTCTGTTCTGGTGGGAACAGATACAGTTAACTGGACAACGGCTGTTAATAACGCATCATCCGTTGCTGACGAATGGACAGTTAATCAATTCTCACCGATACAAGGCAGATATGTTAGATTAGTTTGTCATAGCAACAGCGCCAATGACTGGGCTAATGTTTGGGAAGTTGAAATCTGGGGCTCAGATCAGACAACAGGAGTTGATCTGAGTGCATTAACTGCAGCAGTATCCAACAACAATGTAACACTCAGCTGGAGTACTTCATCTGAATCGAACAATAATGGATTTGAGATTCAACGACGCTCAGACGGAAATTTTGAAACGATAGCTTTTATCGCCGGCAATGGTACAACAACAACTGCACATAACTATACCTATACAGATGTTCAACCAATCATTGCACATTACGTTTACAGATTAAAGCAAATTGATTTTGACGGAACTTTCAGCTATTCAAATGAAGTTGAAGTAAATCTGCTTCCTGAATCCTATGAATTATTCCAGAACTATCCTAATCCTTTTAACCCGAGCACAAAAGTAAAATTCAACCTGCCGGTAGCTGAAAGAGCAGCAATATATGTTTACGATATGCTTGGACAAAAAGTTATGGAAGTTGTTAACAAAGAATTTACTGCAGGCACTCACGAAGTTGAGATAGATGCAAGTAATTTATCAAGCGGTGTATATGTTTATCAACTCAATGTTGGTAATAATTTTTCTGCCATAAAAAAAATGATGGTTATGAAATAA
- the mnmA gene encoding tRNA 2-thiouridine(34) synthase MnmA, with product MKIAVLLSGGVDSSVALRLLKEEGHDLTAYYLKIWLQDEFSFLGDCPWEEDLKYARDVCDQADVELKVLPLQEEYWASVVSYTIDEIKEGRTPNPDIYCNSLIKFGQFYEKIDSSFDKVASGHYAGVINENDLYKLKCSPDPVKDQTYFLAYLTQAQISRALFPLNKYMKKDVRELAEKYSLPTMHRRDSQGICFLGQIKFNEFVKHHLGEIPGDIIDVDSGKILGKHHGYYYFTIGQRSGLGLSGGPWYVVNKDVKENLIYISRENKAMRERKIFDVGKFNWIADKPSGKNLRVKIRHGARFYDCSLEIEKEEGIVRLKEADQGIAPGQFAVFYENDYCLGGAVIIS from the coding sequence ATGAAAATTGCAGTATTATTATCCGGTGGTGTTGACAGTTCCGTTGCACTTCGCCTTCTTAAGGAAGAAGGGCATGACCTTACTGCGTACTACCTGAAAATATGGCTGCAGGATGAGTTCTCTTTTCTTGGTGATTGTCCGTGGGAAGAAGATCTTAAATATGCCCGCGACGTTTGTGATCAGGCTGATGTTGAATTAAAAGTGCTTCCGTTGCAGGAAGAGTATTGGGCTTCTGTTGTTTCTTATACAATTGATGAAATAAAAGAAGGAAGGACTCCTAATCCGGATATTTACTGTAACAGTTTAATTAAGTTCGGACAGTTCTATGAAAAAATCGATTCATCTTTTGATAAAGTTGCAAGCGGTCACTATGCGGGTGTCATCAATGAAAATGATTTATACAAATTGAAATGTTCACCCGATCCTGTAAAAGATCAAACTTACTTTCTCGCTTATCTTACTCAGGCACAAATATCACGAGCATTATTCCCGCTAAATAAGTACATGAAAAAAGATGTTCGTGAGCTGGCTGAGAAATATAGTCTTCCCACGATGCATAGAAGGGACAGCCAGGGAATTTGTTTCCTTGGTCAGATAAAGTTTAATGAATTTGTAAAACATCATCTTGGAGAAATACCCGGAGATATAATTGATGTTGACTCAGGAAAAATTCTTGGAAAGCATCACGGCTATTATTATTTCACAATTGGGCAGCGTTCAGGACTTGGACTATCAGGTGGTCCCTGGTATGTGGTTAATAAAGATGTGAAAGAAAATCTTATATACATCTCCCGCGAAAACAAAGCTATGCGTGAACGTAAAATTTTTGATGTTGGAAAGTTTAACTGGATAGCTGATAAACCTTCCGGAAAAAATCTTAGAGTGAAGATAAGACACGGAGCGAGATTTTATGATTGTTCTCTTGAGATTGAAAAAGAAGAGGGGATAGTCCGTTTAAAAGAAGCTGACCAGGGTATTGCCCCTGGTCAGTTTGCTGTTTTTTATGAAAATGATTATTGCCTTGGCGGAGCGGTTATTATTTCATAA
- a CDS encoding PhoH family protein: MKKNKTPKKLPKIFILDTNVILHDATSISQFQENDVVIPLTVIEELDHFKRGSQVINLNAREFARTLDSITGTALFNGGISMGKGRGKLRIAISRGISPLIRDIFREDTPDHRILSIAHEWKEKYENRANIILVTKDVNLRMKAKSLGILAEDYTTDRVASIEELYSGKEIIEEIDDELILNIFQSPFEVPAKLILKKTKAEAYPNKYYILRNTARSVLAYLDQDMGKFRKVEKNLTYGIKPRNAEQTFAVDALCNHEVQLVSLTGKAGTGKTLLALASALQVRKSYRQIFIARPIVPLSNKDIGFLPGDVESKLAPYMQPLWDNLKVIQDQFPESDKQHQLIDTMLKDEKLVIEPLSYIRGRSLQRIFFIVDEAQNLTPHEIKTIITRAGEGSKIVFTGDIYQIDHPYLDGQSNGLSFLIDRFKGQKLYAHINLEKGERSELAELASNLL, encoded by the coding sequence ATGAAAAAAAATAAAACTCCTAAAAAGCTCCCTAAGATTTTTATTCTTGATACAAATGTAATTTTACACGATGCAACATCAATAAGCCAATTCCAGGAAAATGATGTTGTAATTCCACTAACAGTAATTGAAGAACTTGACCATTTCAAAAGAGGCAGCCAGGTAATAAACCTTAATGCAAGAGAATTTGCACGTACTCTTGATTCGATAACAGGCACGGCTCTTTTTAACGGCGGCATTTCGATGGGTAAGGGAAGAGGTAAATTGCGCATTGCAATATCACGCGGTATCAGTCCATTGATAAGGGACATCTTCAGGGAAGATACACCTGATCACCGCATACTTAGCATTGCACACGAATGGAAAGAAAAATACGAGAACAGGGCAAACATCATACTTGTTACCAAAGATGTTAACCTGAGAATGAAAGCAAAGTCTCTCGGTATTCTTGCTGAGGATTATACTACAGACAGAGTCGCAAGCATTGAAGAGCTTTACAGTGGCAAAGAAATCATTGAAGAAATAGATGATGAATTAATACTTAATATTTTTCAATCTCCGTTTGAGGTACCGGCAAAACTTATTCTTAAGAAGACTAAAGCAGAAGCTTACCCGAATAAATATTATATACTTCGTAATACAGCAAGATCGGTTCTGGCTTATCTGGATCAGGATATGGGTAAGTTCCGGAAGGTTGAAAAAAATCTAACCTACGGAATCAAGCCGCGTAATGCCGAACAGACTTTTGCTGTTGACGCTCTTTGTAACCACGAAGTGCAGCTTGTTTCACTAACGGGAAAAGCGGGAACAGGCAAAACATTGCTTGCTCTCGCCAGCGCATTGCAGGTAAGAAAATCCTACAGACAAATTTTTATAGCAAGACCGATTGTTCCTTTGAGCAATAAAGATATTGGATTTCTACCAGGGGATGTTGAAAGTAAACTTGCGCCGTACATGCAGCCGCTATGGGATAACCTAAAAGTAATACAGGATCAGTTTCCGGAATCGGACAAACAGCATCAGCTAATAGATACAATGTTGAAAGATGAAAAATTAGTGATCGAACCTTTGAGTTATATTCGCGGAAGGAGTCTTCAACGGATATTTTTTATTGTCGATGAAGCGCAGAATCTTACGCCGCATGAAATCAAAACGATTATCACCCGCGCTGGTGAAGGTTCGAAGATTGTTTTTACCGGAGACATTTACCAAATAGATCATCCGTATCTCGATGGTCAGTCAAATGGGTTATCATTTCTTATTGACAGATTTAAAGGTCAAAAACTTTATGCTCATATTAATCTGGAAAAGGGAGAGCGATCAGAACTCGCTGAACTTGCCAGCAATCTTTTATAA
- the carA gene encoding glutamine-hydrolyzing carbamoyl-phosphate synthase small subunit, whose translation MIQHQKKKAKLILQDGSMFEGISFGYEGNTNGEVVFNTGMVGYPETMTDPSYRGQILVCTYPLIGNYGIPSDAKENGMYKFFESDSIHVRALVVSEYSENYSHWSAKKSLSDWMVEQKIPGISGIDTRMLTRKLREIGTMLGQIIIDEKNEINFADPNKTDLVGEVSIKTPVEYKAGKQKVVLVDCGTKNNIIRAFLGRNISVVRVPYDYDFTEIESNGIVISNGPGDPRMNKATIENAKRAMELSKPILGICLGSQILALAAGADTYKLKYGHRGHNQPCNEFGTKRCYITSQNHGYAVNSSTLPVDWREWFINDNDGTNEGIIHISKPFFASQFHPEASPGPDDSEFIFDMFVRALN comes from the coding sequence ATGATTCAACATCAAAAAAAGAAAGCTAAACTCATTCTTCAGGATGGAAGTATGTTCGAAGGGATTTCATTTGGATATGAAGGCAACACAAATGGTGAAGTTGTTTTCAACACCGGAATGGTTGGCTATCCTGAAACAATGACTGACCCCTCTTATCGCGGACAAATACTCGTCTGCACATACCCATTGATCGGCAATTATGGAATTCCATCTGATGCAAAAGAAAATGGTATGTATAAGTTTTTTGAATCAGACTCCATTCACGTAAGAGCTTTGGTTGTTTCAGAGTATTCAGAAAATTACTCGCACTGGAGTGCAAAAAAATCTTTATCAGACTGGATGGTTGAACAAAAAATTCCCGGCATTTCTGGTATTGATACCCGGATGCTGACAAGGAAACTCCGCGAGATCGGAACAATGCTTGGCCAAATTATCATTGACGAAAAAAATGAAATTAATTTTGCTGATCCAAATAAAACTGATCTTGTTGGTGAAGTAAGCATTAAAACACCGGTTGAATATAAAGCCGGTAAACAAAAAGTGGTTCTTGTTGATTGCGGAACCAAGAACAATATCATCCGTGCATTCCTTGGTAGAAATATTTCTGTTGTTCGTGTTCCTTATGACTATGATTTCACTGAGATCGAATCAAACGGAATTGTAATTTCAAATGGTCCCGGCGACCCTAGGATGAACAAGGCAACAATTGAAAATGCAAAACGAGCAATGGAGTTGAGCAAACCTATTCTTGGAATTTGTCTCGGCTCACAGATACTTGCACTTGCTGCCGGTGCCGATACTTATAAACTGAAATATGGTCATCGCGGTCATAATCAGCCGTGTAATGAATTCGGAACAAAGAGATGTTACATAACATCGCAGAATCATGGTTACGCTGTAAATTCCTCAACGCTGCCGGTTGACTGGCGTGAATGGTTTATAAATGATAACGATGGAACAAACGAAGGAATCATTCATATATCAAAACCGTTCTTCGCATCACAGTTTCACCCGGAAGCATCACCAGGACCCGATGACAGCGAATTCATTTTTGATATGTTTGTCAGAGCACTGAACTGA
- the carB gene encoding carbamoyl-phosphate synthase (glutamine-hydrolyzing) large subunit, whose product MIKKGKPKKVLILGSGALQIGQAGEFDYSGSQAIKALKEDGITSVLINPNIATIQTSENFADKVYFLPIKTEFVERIIQKESPDSILLQFGGQTALNVGVDLYEKGILAKYNIRVLGTPVEAIKATEDRLEFANKVNEVGLKVAVSKTATTVEEAIAAANEIKFPVMVRIAYALGGLGSGIVNNENELKEKARRAFAFTNQILIEESLYGWKEVEYEIVRDRYDNCITICSMENVDPMGIHTGDSVVIAPVQTLSAQENFKLRSIGIKLIRHLVVVGECNIQYALSPFSDDYRIIEVNARLSRSSALASKATGYPLAFIATKLALGYALNEVENIITKETSACFEPALDYVALKFPRWDLQKFRQVSTQLGSEMKSVGEVMSLGKSFEEVLQKAIRMLDVGLPGFTGHDLSFTDLDKDLSEPTDKRIFAIAIALQKGYTVEKIHQLTKITPWFLFKMKNIVDTEKKLNSDKLTNINSSLIREAKMNGFSDFQIAQLTSSKELEVRNYRKKFNIVPVVKQIDTLAAEFPAQTNYLYMTYHGLTDDIIFGEPNQVVVLGSGAYRIGSSVEFDWCCVNAVLSLGRMNYKTIMINCNPETVSTDYDICDKLYFEQLTFERVLDIYEKENPEGVIVSMGGQVPNNLAMKLHNAGIKILGTSPEQIDNAESRHKFSQILDSIQVDQPEWTEVTSLADAKRFSNEVGYPVLIRPSYVLSGAAMSIVLTEDELDTYLKKATELNKEHPVVISKFITDAREIEVDAVADNGNVFCYAIAEHVENAGVHSGDATIVLPPQRTYLETMRKVKMITKKIAKKLEITGPFNIQYIAKDNEVKVIECNLRASRSFPFVSKTLKINFIEYATKLIMGEKVPNIDKSSFDLDYVGVKASQFSFTRLKGSDPVTGVEMASTGEVACLGDDFNEAFLKSTLAIGQKIPTKGVLLSTGTLKNKAELIDELKVMRSMGLKFYGTKGTADFYKENGIDVEVLFRPFDNAEPSILTYLSENKIDLVINIPKTAEKVELDSDYIIRRKAVDLNIPLFTNIQVAKRFVKSLKHYSPSTLTIKSWDEYN is encoded by the coding sequence ATGATAAAAAAAGGTAAACCAAAAAAAGTTTTGATATTAGGAAGCGGTGCGCTTCAAATAGGTCAGGCTGGTGAATTCGATTACTCCGGCAGCCAGGCAATAAAAGCACTTAAAGAAGACGGTATAACTTCTGTCCTTATCAATCCAAACATTGCGACAATACAAACATCCGAAAACTTTGCTGATAAAGTTTACTTCCTTCCCATCAAAACTGAATTTGTTGAACGAATAATTCAAAAAGAATCACCCGATAGTATTCTTCTTCAGTTCGGCGGACAAACAGCATTAAACGTTGGTGTAGATCTTTATGAAAAAGGAATCCTTGCAAAGTATAACATAAGAGTTCTAGGTACACCTGTCGAAGCCATCAAAGCTACTGAAGACCGGTTAGAATTTGCTAACAAAGTAAATGAAGTCGGATTAAAAGTTGCCGTAAGTAAAACCGCCACAACAGTTGAAGAAGCAATTGCCGCAGCAAATGAAATTAAGTTTCCTGTTATGGTCCGTATTGCTTATGCGCTTGGCGGACTTGGCTCAGGTATAGTAAACAATGAAAATGAACTCAAAGAAAAAGCGAGAAGAGCATTTGCGTTTACCAATCAGATATTGATTGAAGAATCACTTTACGGCTGGAAAGAAGTAGAGTACGAAATAGTCCGCGACCGTTATGATAATTGTATCACAATCTGCTCAATGGAAAACGTTGATCCGATGGGAATACACACCGGCGATAGTGTTGTGATTGCGCCGGTGCAGACTTTATCAGCACAGGAAAATTTTAAACTTCGCTCAATAGGAATAAAACTTATACGTCACCTTGTGGTTGTTGGTGAGTGCAATATTCAGTATGCGCTAAGTCCGTTTTCAGACGATTACAGAATAATTGAAGTCAACGCTAGACTAAGCAGAAGTTCAGCACTTGCATCTAAGGCAACAGGATATCCGCTTGCGTTCATCGCCACAAAACTTGCATTAGGTTACGCACTTAATGAAGTTGAAAATATTATCACGAAAGAAACATCTGCATGCTTTGAGCCTGCACTTGATTATGTCGCATTAAAATTTCCGAGATGGGATCTTCAAAAATTCAGACAGGTTAGTACACAACTTGGTTCCGAAATGAAATCAGTCGGTGAAGTAATGTCTCTCGGAAAAAGTTTTGAAGAGGTTTTACAGAAAGCTATCCGGATGCTTGATGTTGGTTTACCCGGATTTACAGGTCACGATCTTTCTTTCACTGACCTGGATAAAGATCTTTCTGAACCGACCGATAAAAGAATTTTTGCAATCGCAATTGCTTTACAGAAAGGATACACTGTTGAAAAGATACATCAACTTACAAAGATAACACCGTGGTTTCTTTTTAAGATGAAAAATATTGTTGATACCGAAAAGAAACTTAACAGCGATAAGCTGACTAATATTAATTCATCTTTAATTCGGGAAGCCAAGATGAATGGCTTCTCGGATTTTCAAATTGCACAACTGACATCCTCAAAGGAACTTGAAGTAAGAAACTATAGAAAAAAATTCAACATCGTTCCTGTTGTAAAACAGATTGATACACTCGCTGCCGAATTTCCTGCACAGACAAATTATCTTTATATGACTTATCACGGTTTAACTGATGATATTATTTTCGGTGAACCAAACCAGGTTGTTGTACTTGGCAGCGGGGCTTACCGTATCGGTTCATCAGTAGAGTTTGACTGGTGCTGCGTTAATGCTGTCCTTTCTCTCGGCAGGATGAACTACAAAACAATAATGATAAATTGTAATCCCGAAACCGTAAGTACCGACTATGACATTTGCGATAAATTATATTTTGAGCAATTAACATTTGAAAGAGTTTTAGATATTTATGAAAAAGAAAATCCTGAAGGTGTAATTGTCTCAATGGGCGGTCAAGTTCCCAACAACCTTGCAATGAAACTTCATAACGCAGGGATAAAAATACTTGGCACTTCACCCGAACAAATTGATAACGCTGAAAGCCGACATAAATTTTCGCAGATACTTGATTCAATACAAGTCGACCAGCCTGAATGGACTGAAGTAACATCGCTGGCAGATGCGAAAAGATTTTCAAATGAAGTTGGATATCCTGTGCTAATCCGTCCGAGTTATGTTTTAAGCGGCGCGGCAATGAGTATAGTTTTAACAGAAGATGAGCTTGATACATATCTAAAAAAAGCAACTGAGCTAAACAAGGAACATCCTGTAGTTATTAGTAAGTTTATTACTGATGCACGTGAAATTGAAGTTGATGCTGTCGCGGATAATGGTAATGTATTCTGTTATGCAATTGCCGAACACGTTGAAAACGCGGGAGTTCACTCTGGTGATGCAACAATAGTTCTGCCGCCACAGCGAACTTATTTGGAGACGATGCGTAAGGTAAAAATGATAACCAAAAAAATTGCAAAAAAACTTGAGATCACAGGGCCATTTAACATTCAATACATCGCTAAGGATAACGAAGTGAAAGTAATTGAATGTAATCTTCGTGCATCGAGAAGTTTTCCGTTTGTATCAAAAACTTTGAAGATCAATTTTATAGAGTACGCAACGAAATTAATTATGGGAGAAAAAGTTCCTAACATAGATAAGTCATCTTTCGATCTTGATTATGTCGGGGTAAAAGCATCCCAGTTTTCGTTTACAAGATTGAAAGGTTCAGACCCCGTAACCGGTGTTGAAATGGCTTCAACGGGAGAAGTAGCATGTCTCGGTGATGATTTTAACGAAGCATTTCTAAAAAGCACATTGGCGATAGGACAGAAAATTCCGACAAAAGGAGTATTACTTTCCACAGGCACATTGAAAAATAAAGCTGAACTGATCGACGAGCTTAAAGTAATGCGAAGTATGGGATTAAAATTTTACGGGACGAAAGGCACCGCAGATTTTTATAAGGAAAACGGAATCGACGTAGAAGTGCTATTCAGACCATTTGATAATGCTGAACCATCAATACTTACTTACCTATCAGAAAATAAAATTGATTTAGTCATAAACATTCCCAAGACCGCAGAAAAAGTAGAACTCGACAGCGATTACATTATCCGAAGAAAAGCAGTTGATCTGAATATTCCATTGTTCACCAACATACAGGTAGCAAAACGATTTGTAAAATCGTTGAAACATTACTCCCCTTCTACACTCACCATAAAAAGCTGGGATGAGTATAATTGA